Part of the Raphanus sativus cultivar WK10039 unplaced genomic scaffold, ASM80110v3 Scaffold1881, whole genome shotgun sequence genome is shown below.
CAACTAATAGTTGttgaatctttttcttcttcctcctcttaaaattctctctttctctctctctgtggaTCCCTTTTTGGAGATCTGATTGTTTCTCAATCCTTATCATTTGGGTTTTGTCTTGTTGAAAGCTTTTTTTGagtacaaacaaaaagaaagttgTCTTGCTTCTCTGTTGTTGTTAAAGTTTTGGTTTTGGGGGAGGGGTTGATGGAAGCGGGTAGCTCCAATTCGTCGGGTCAGCTTTCTGGGCGGGTCGTTGACACGAGAGGCAAACACAGGATCCACGCCGAACTCAAAAGGCTTGAACAAGAAGCTCGATTCTTAgaggtatatatatttatctccTCTTTTTAAAAAAGGACCCTTATTTTGCGTGATTATTAAGCTTGAACTTGTTGTTCCTGTCTGAATATTTATCAACTCTTTTGTATGCCTTCCTTTTCCAATGTTTTTTAGGATGAATCTTTAGTGGaatagggtttagaatttgaaagtttcataattttttagttttggcaATACCAAAAGTGTTCATCTGATCTTTGAAATTAGTAATTTTAAATGTAACTCATGCTTCTGTTAATTGAATTAAACATTATTGTCAGTAACAACGTATTATAAAGGTTTATGATTTGGTTTAGGAGAATGCAAAATAGCTAGTGAAAATCAAAATGCATGATCTTTCATTTCAGGTTAGGGTTAACATTCTTAATCCCTTGGGGTTTAAGATTAAGCTCTTGTCCACGTAGGTGTTTAGGACATGAATACTTTGTGTCTTTGGATGTGTCTTAAAGTGTTACAATGTGTATTGattctttcttcttttataaCTTTATTCAGGAAGAGCTAGAGCAGCTTGAAAAGATGGATACTGCATCAGCTTCTTGCAAAGAGTGAGAGAAAACTTGTACATATCTTTGGTTCACGAATAATCTGTCAATAAGCTTGACTTATTTCTTCTAATGGATATACAGGTTCTTAGATAGTGTTGAGAGCAAACCAGATCCTCTTCTTCCCGAGTAATTCTCTACTCGTTGTTTTCTTCATTTTACCACCTGAGAGATTCATTTCTATAGACTATTAGTTCTGATTTATTTCTTGTGTCTACTTGCCAGAACAATAGGGCCAGTGAATGCAACATGGGACCAATGGTTCGCAGGCCCTCCGGAAGCAAAAGGATGTGGCTGCTTCATTCTTTAACTCTTCATTTCCTCTCCTACGTTTACCCTTTTTTCTCCATACAATAGTT
Proteins encoded:
- the LOC130504910 gene encoding guanine nucleotide-binding protein subunit gamma 2; amino-acid sequence: MEAGSSNSSGQLSGRVVDTRGKHRIHAELKRLEQEARFLEEELEQLEKMDTASASCKEFLDSVESKPDPLLPETIGPVNATWDQWFAGPPEAKGCGCFIL